GGCCGGCCTCGCTCGCGACAACAAGAGCCACCATGGAACCTCCTGGCTCCTCCAGGCCTCCGCCATCGCCCACCTCACCGAACCAGCAGACGACCGCCCCCTCACCACCCTCCGCCACCAGTACAAAACCTCCACCCTCCGCGCCCAGATCGTCGCAGACGGCACCTTCCCCCACGAGCTCACCACCCCAAACCCCTACCGCAACACCCTCTTCAACCTCGACATGCTCGCCGCCATCTGCCTCCTCCTCTCCTCCCGCTTCGAGAGCGTCTGGGAGTACGAGCTACAGGACGGCCCCGGCATGCACACGGTCATCGCCCGCCTCTTCCCCTACCTCCTCAACCGCGGCACCTGGCCCTACCGAGCCGACGCAGCGTACTTCACCGCACTCCCCATCCGGCCACCCAGCCTCCTCTTCGCCGCCCGCGCCTACGACCGCCCCGAGTACGCCACCCTCTGGAAGACCCTGCCCCCCGACCCACCCAACCTGGAGCTCCAGCGCACCTTCCCCATCCGCCAGCCCCTCCTCTGGACCACCCGCCCAAAGCCCTGGCTCCCACCCGGCACCCCCGCAAAAACCTAAACCGGATGCTTCGAACGAAACGCCTTCACAATCTCCAGATACTTCCGGGCAATATCGGTGATCACCTCAGGCCGTCCCTCCGCAATCATCTTCTTATCCACCAGATCCGACCCCACACCAAGCGCAAACGCACCAGCCTCCAGAAACTCCGCCGCCGTCCCCAACATCACGCCGCCAGTAGGAATCATCTCGATCTGCGGCAACGGCCCCTTGAGCGAAGTTAGGTACTTCGGCCCACCCATCGCACTCGCCGGAAACACCTTCACCACATCCGCCCCAGCCTGCCAAGCAGTCACAATCTCCGTCGGAGTCAGCGCTCCCGGCAACACCGCAACCGAATACCGATGACACATCTCGATCGTCGCCACATTCAGCGCCGGACTCACCACAAACTGCGCTCCCTCGAGGATGCACATCCGCGCCGTCTCCGCATCCAGCACCGTCCCCGCCCCAATCAGGATCTCCGGCCTCTGCTCCGCCAGACGACGCATCACCGCGATCGCCCCCGGCACCGTCATCGTCACCTCAAGTACGGTCACCCCACCCCCCGCAATCGCATCCGCCAGCGCCATCGCCTGCTCAATCGAATCCGCGCGCAGCACCGGCACCAGCCCAATCTCCCGCAACTCCCGCAATACCGCAGCCTTCTCCATAGCTCTCCTCACTCTCAACTCTACCGCTGCACTCCGGCCGACCCACCCGCCATCACACGCTCCACCTCGCCCAGCGTCGCCATCGAACTATCCCCCGGCGTCGTCATCGCCAACGCCCCATGCGCCACTCCGCAATCAAGCGCCCACTGCAAGCCCTTCGCCTCCATCAACCCATAAATCAAACCTGCCGCAAAAGAATCCCCACCGCCCACGCGGTCGAGAACCTCAAGATCGTCAAACCGAATACTCTCGCAGGCCCTTCCCTCCGCATACCCGAACGCCCCCCAGTCGTTCCTGTTCGCAGTTTTAGGCCTCCGCGTCGTCGTAGCAATCACCTTGATATTCCCGAACTCCTGGCACACCCGCGCCGCCATCTCCCCATAGCTCTCATAGCTATGCCACGGCGCCCCATGCGATGCGTCGCACAATACCGCCGCCAAGTCCCCTTCATGCCCAAACATCACATCCACAAACGGAGCCAGCATCCGATTCACATCGCTCGCTCCTTGCCGCCCAGCATTCTTCCAGAGCGACGGCCGATAGTTACAGTCATACGACACAACCACCCCATGCCGCTGCGCCGCCACCATCGCCTCTCGGGCCACAGCAGGAGCCTCCGCCGACAGAGCACACATCACACCACCCGTATGAAACCAGCGCACTCCCTCTCCGCCAAAGATCCCATCCCAATCGACCTGGCCCGGCTTCATCTGCGAGATCGGCGTATGTCCCCGATCCATCATCCCCATCGCACCGCGCAATCCAAATCCACGCTCCAGAAAGTAGATCCCGTTGCGCGCCTCCCGCCCAACCCCGTCATACTCCACCCACCGCAGATGCGACAGATCGACGCCGCCCTCCAGCATCAGATCCTCGAGCAATCGGCCCACAGGATTATCCGCCAGCGCCGTAACAATCGATGTCCGCCTCCCGAAACACCGGCGCAGCCCACGCGCCACGTTGTACTCGCCCCCACCCTCCCACACGCGAAAGTTTCGCGCTCCCGCAATCCGCTCTTCGCCCGGATCAAACCGCAGCATCACCTCGCCGAGGCTCACCAGGTCCCATCTGCAAGCGTCCGCCGTACGAATCGTCAACCCAGCCGAGGCATCGCTCATCTCAAGTCCGCAATCGACACAGGGTCCATATCGCCGTAAGCCTGATTCTCTCCACCCATCCCCCAACAAAAAGCATAGTTCTTCGTCCCAACCCCAGCATGGATCGACCAGCCCGGCGACACCACCACTTCCTTATCCGCCACTACCAAGTGACTCGTAGCATCGGGCGGCCCCATCAAATGTAGTACCCGATGAGCAGGGTCCACATCGAAGTAAAAATAAACCTCGCTCCGTCTCATATGCGTATGCGGAGGCATAGTATTCCAGTCACTCCCTGACTCCAGCAAAGTAAACCCCATCACTAACTGGCAGCTCTGAATTCCATCCTTACAAATAGCTTTATAAATAGTTCGCTTGTTACAAGTCTCCGCAGCTCCTAACTGCAATCCCTGCAAATCAGCGAACTTCACCATTGCAGTCGGATACTCTGCGTGAGCTGGATAACTCAAGAGATAAAAGTAAGCCGGATCCTTCGCGCTCTTACTCGAGAAAGTAACCGCTTTACTTCCACGACCTACATAGAGACAGTCAAGCTTACCCATCTCAAAGCTCTTTCCATCTACCATCACCGAACCCGCCCCACCTACATTTAGAACCCCAAGCTCACGCCGTTCCAGAAAATACTCCGACCGTAACTCCGGCTCTGTCTCAAGCGTCAACGCCTCCTTCCCAGGCACAGCCGAGCCAATCACCGTTCGGTCAAGATCCACATAGGCAAATTCGATCTCCCCAACTTCGAACATCCCCTCCAGCAGAAAGGTCTCACGCAACTCCTCGGTGTTCATCAATCCGTAGCGCACCGCATCTGCCATCTGATAAAGCCGCATTCCCTGTCTCCGATCCAATCCAGTATAAGAGTCCCGTACTATCTGCATCCGCGCGCCACTCTGGCTATTTCGCCGCGACGCTTCCTTCAACCGCCGGCTTTTCCACCTT
The Edaphobacter lichenicola genome window above contains:
- a CDS encoding bifunctional 4-hydroxy-2-oxoglutarate aldolase/2-dehydro-3-deoxy-phosphogluconate aldolase, with the protein product MEKAAVLRELREIGLVPVLRADSIEQAMALADAIAGGGVTVLEVTMTVPGAIAVMRRLAEQRPEILIGAGTVLDAETARMCILEGAQFVVSPALNVATIEMCHRYSVAVLPGALTPTEIVTAWQAGADVVKVFPASAMGGPKYLTSLKGPLPQIEMIPTGGVMLGTAAEFLEAGAFALGVGSDLVDKKMIAEGRPEVITDIARKYLEIVKAFRSKHPV
- the kduI gene encoding 5-dehydro-4-deoxy-D-glucuronate isomerase; translation: MRLYQMADAVRYGLMNTEELRETFLLEGMFEVGEIEFAYVDLDRTVIGSAVPGKEALTLETEPELRSEYFLERRELGVLNVGGAGSVMVDGKSFEMGKLDCLYVGRGSKAVTFSSKSAKDPAYFYLLSYPAHAEYPTAMVKFADLQGLQLGAAETCNKRTIYKAICKDGIQSCQLVMGFTLLESGSDWNTMPPHTHMRRSEVYFYFDVDPAHRVLHLMGPPDATSHLVVADKEVVVSPGWSIHAGVGTKNYAFCWGMGGENQAYGDMDPVSIADLR
- a CDS encoding sugar kinase, with the translated sequence MSDASAGLTIRTADACRWDLVSLGEVMLRFDPGEERIAGARNFRVWEGGGEYNVARGLRRCFGRRTSIVTALADNPVGRLLEDLMLEGGVDLSHLRWVEYDGVGREARNGIYFLERGFGLRGAMGMMDRGHTPISQMKPGQVDWDGIFGGEGVRWFHTGGVMCALSAEAPAVAREAMVAAQRHGVVVSYDCNYRPSLWKNAGRQGASDVNRMLAPFVDVMFGHEGDLAAVLCDASHGAPWHSYESYGEMAARVCQEFGNIKVIATTTRRPKTANRNDWGAFGYAEGRACESIRFDDLEVLDRVGGGDSFAAGLIYGLMEAKGLQWALDCGVAHGALAMTTPGDSSMATLGEVERVMAGGSAGVQR